TTCTCCCAGCGCACGAGGATGCGGCGGAAGCGGTTCATCCAGCTATGCGTGCGCTCCACCGGCCAGCGGCGCGCCCGGTAGCCGGGAAGCTTCTGGAGCAGCGTGCGCTCGGCATCTCTTGGCATAATGTGC
This window of the Dehalococcoidia bacterium genome carries:
- a CDS encoding transposase; the encoded protein is HIMPRDAERTLLQKLPGYRARRWPVERTHSWMNRFRRILVRWEKKADNYKGMVHLTCAFIAFHQAGLVG